One Halarcobacter ebronensis genomic window carries:
- a CDS encoding ABC transporter substrate-binding protein yields the protein MKKIISLAVASTLTCGITFAKEIKVGAVMPMSGPIAQYGQVCYLGLELANKLQPTLKNGDTIKIVLADNKGDKVETATATTRLISSDNVVAILGALTSTNTAQTIAIAEKKKVPVIASVATNDKLTAKREYANRVCFTDSFQGEVVANYAISQGYKTAVVVVDQAQVYSLGLAKAFEHAFKAKGGKILEKIKVTSGDKDFKAVVSQIKQLNPDFMFLPLYHPEASMIARQSKQLGVNKPMFSGDGVANQTFIDLGGDAVEGYMFTDFFDYTNPPSKTSADFVAFHEKETGKKEVNSFTALGADTYNILIDAMNRCEDPTDSVCINQKIKETKNFDGVSGMISIDKEGNSTRSAVIKEVKDGKMVYKATVNP from the coding sequence ATGAAAAAAATAATTAGTTTAGCTGTTGCTTCAACTTTAACTTGCGGTATCACATTTGCAAAAGAGATTAAAGTTGGGGCAGTTATGCCAATGTCTGGACCTATAGCGCAATATGGTCAAGTATGTTATTTAGGTTTAGAGTTGGCAAATAAGCTTCAACCAACACTTAAAAATGGTGATACAATTAAGATTGTATTAGCTGATAACAAAGGTGATAAAGTTGAAACTGCAACAGCTACAACTAGACTTATCTCTTCTGATAATGTTGTTGCTATTTTAGGAGCACTAACTTCTACAAATACAGCTCAAACAATTGCTATTGCTGAAAAGAAAAAAGTCCCAGTTATTGCATCAGTTGCTACAAATGATAAATTAACTGCAAAAAGAGAGTATGCAAATAGAGTTTGTTTTACTGACTCATTCCAAGGTGAAGTTGTTGCAAACTATGCAATTTCTCAAGGTTATAAAACAGCAGTTGTTGTAGTTGACCAAGCTCAAGTTTACTCACTTGGACTTGCAAAAGCTTTTGAACATGCATTTAAAGCTAAAGGTGGAAAAATCTTAGAAAAAATTAAAGTAACATCAGGGGACAAAGATTTTAAAGCTGTTGTTTCTCAAATTAAACAACTAAATCCAGATTTTATGTTCTTACCTTTATATCACCCAGAAGCATCTATGATTGCTAGACAATCTAAACAACTTGGAGTAAACAAACCAATGTTTAGTGGAGATGGTGTTGCAAACCAAACATTTATTGATTTAGGTGGTGATGCAGTTGAAGGTTATATGTTTACTGACTTCTTTGACTATACAAATCCTCCATCAAAAACTTCAGCTGATTTTGTTGCATTCCATGAAAAAGAAACAGGTAAAAAAGAGGTTAATTCTTTTACAGCTCTTGGAGCAGATACTTATAATATCTTAATTGATGCTATGAATAGATGTGAAGATCCAACTGATTCAGTTTGTATTAACCAAAAAATCAAAGAGACTAAAAACTTTGATGGTGTTTCAGGTATGATCTCAATTGATAAAGAGGGTAACTCTACAAGATCTGCCGTTATCAAAGAGGTTAAAGACGGAAAAATGGTTTATAAAGCAACTGTTAACCCGTAA
- a CDS encoding primosomal protein N', with protein sequence MNYYEVAILKSPQENLTYQSLDEIENGTKVLISLRNRKNLIEAVVVKKVEEPTFKCSDIGEITSFFYSTEMLEIATFISQYYVCSFGEAISLYTPFNKEIKINEEQQLFDSKIVLSNEQEKAFEFYLQKKQFLLFANTGSGKTEIYIKAIEKVLNEKANAILLMPEISLTPQMENRLEKVFGNSVAIWHSKVSKKRKEQVLEGIYTGNIKVVAGARSALFLPFKNLQLIVVDEEHDESYKSDSKPRYNAKDLSIYIAKKYNLNLILGSATASIGSFHKLPFIRLKKTYFDTSKRVYFDNSSQELSVAIIEKISTTLSRGNQVIVFLPTRANFKYQICTSCGKSVECPYCSVSMSLHKNDLALKCHYCGYTQKIPDSCPSCGNGIIHNLRVGTAEVEERLKELFPQKIVKRFDRDEIKTDNKLKSVLNEFNSNKIDILVGTQMLSKGHDYHNVKLAVVLGIDSVLNMNSYKSRERALSLLIQIAGRSGRKGEGEVIVQTQNEEFFDYYINNSDYEEFLKSELEFREGLYPPYLKMAKIIFAHANGLKVKDELDRYVKLLKQNGNIEVVGFGQSPIFKLANKYRYEIIIRSSNIKELLKVLHSIKSTMVTIDMDTNF encoded by the coding sequence ATGAATTATTATGAAGTAGCAATTTTAAAATCTCCCCAAGAAAATTTAACTTATCAAAGTCTAGATGAAATTGAAAATGGGACAAAAGTTTTAATCTCTTTACGAAATAGAAAAAATCTAATTGAAGCTGTTGTGGTAAAAAAAGTTGAAGAGCCAACTTTTAAGTGTAGTGATATTGGTGAAATAACTTCTTTTTTTTATAGCACAGAGATGTTAGAAATAGCTACTTTTATCTCTCAATATTATGTTTGTTCTTTTGGTGAAGCAATCTCTTTATACACTCCTTTTAACAAAGAGATAAAGATAAATGAAGAACAACAACTCTTTGATTCAAAAATAGTTTTATCAAATGAACAAGAGAAAGCTTTTGAGTTCTATTTACAAAAAAAGCAGTTTTTACTTTTTGCAAATACTGGAAGTGGAAAAACAGAGATATATATAAAAGCTATTGAAAAAGTTTTAAATGAAAAAGCGAATGCAATTTTACTTATGCCAGAGATATCACTAACTCCCCAAATGGAAAATAGACTTGAAAAAGTTTTTGGAAACAGCGTTGCCATTTGGCATTCAAAAGTTAGTAAAAAGCGAAAAGAGCAGGTTTTAGAAGGTATTTACACTGGAAATATAAAAGTGGTTGCAGGAGCTAGATCAGCTCTATTTTTACCCTTTAAAAATCTTCAACTAATTGTTGTGGATGAAGAGCATGATGAATCATATAAAAGTGATAGTAAACCAAGATATAATGCAAAAGACTTATCTATTTATATTGCAAAAAAATATAACTTAAATCTCATTCTAGGAAGTGCCACTGCTTCTATAGGCTCTTTTCATAAACTACCTTTTATTAGATTAAAAAAGACCTATTTTGATACAAGTAAAAGAGTATATTTTGATAACTCTTCACAGGAATTATCTGTAGCTATAATTGAAAAAATCTCTACAACATTAAGTAGAGGAAATCAAGTAATTGTTTTTTTACCTACTAGGGCAAATTTTAAATATCAAATCTGTACAAGTTGTGGAAAATCTGTTGAGTGTCCTTATTGTTCTGTTTCTATGAGTTTGCATAAAAATGATTTGGCTTTGAAGTGTCACTATTGTGGATATACTCAAAAAATACCTGATTCTTGTCCATCTTGTGGGAATGGAATAATTCATAACTTAAGAGTTGGAACAGCAGAGGTTGAAGAGAGATTAAAAGAGCTTTTCCCTCAAAAAATTGTTAAAAGATTTGATAGGGATGAGATAAAAACAGATAATAAATTAAAAAGTGTTTTAAACGAGTTTAATAGCAATAAAATTGATATTTTAGTTGGAACTCAAATGCTCTCTAAAGGTCATGATTATCACAATGTAAAACTTGCAGTTGTTTTGGGAATCGATTCAGTACTTAATATGAACTCTTACAAATCAAGAGAGAGAGCTTTGTCTTTACTAATTCAAATAGCAGGAAGAAGTGGAAGAAAAGGTGAAGGGGAAGTGATAGTTCAGACTCAAAATGAAGAGTTCTTTGATTATTATATTAATAACAGTGATTATGAGGAGTTTTTAAAGAGCGAGTTGGAGTTTAGGGAAGGTTTATATCCCCCTTATCTAAAAATGGCAAAGATTATTTTTGCCCATGCAAATGGCTTAAAAGTAAAAGATGAACTTGATAGATATGTAAAACTTCTAAAACAAAATGGCAATATTGAGGTTGTTGGTTTTGGTCAAAGTCCTATTTTTAAACTTGCAAACAAATATAGATATGAGATAATTATTCGTTCTTCAAATATAAAAGAGCTTTTAAAAGTATTACACTCAATTAAGTCAACCATGGTAACAATTGATATGGATACAAACTTCTAG
- a CDS encoding cell division protein ZapB: MEIINKLNTKIDKLIYEYELLKKENENLRQDLDILKNKNDELERNNQDMLLRIDSTLTFVEAKHIGK; this comes from the coding sequence ATGGAAATCATTAATAAATTAAATACAAAAATTGATAAGTTAATATATGAATATGAACTCTTGAAAAAAGAGAATGAAAACTTGCGTCAAGACTTAGATATTTTAAAAAATAAGAATGATGAATTAGAGAGAAACAATCAAGATATGCTACTTAGAATTGATAGTACTTTAACTTTTGTTGAGGCTAAACATATTGGAAAATAA
- the hypE gene encoding hydrogenase expression/formation protein HypE: protein MMTNITLAHGNGGQENNELITKIFYKAFKNEILAKSEDAAVIEDGTLAFSTDSFTVSPIEFPGANIGKLAVCGTCNDLAMMGAQPKYLTCSVIIEEGFEVEVLKRIVDSMEKELALNGAIVVSGDTKVVPKGSVDKIFINTTGIGQIQQKGISSNSIQEGDTIIVSNSIGKHGATIFAAREGIDFSTNLKSDCASLWQVVKKLIESGIQIRALRDATRGGVSAVLNEWAKQSDICVEIEEEKIPVCDEVKGVCELLGFEALSLANEGTFVMAISKEQEEKAIEVLKEMEISSEASIIGTVTSKHKGKVILNTAWGTQRFIDLPTGELLPRIC, encoded by the coding sequence ATAATGACTAATATAACACTAGCCCATGGAAATGGTGGACAAGAGAATAATGAATTAATTACAAAAATATTTTATAAAGCTTTTAAAAATGAGATATTAGCAAAAAGTGAAGATGCTGCTGTTATAGAAGATGGAACACTTGCTTTTTCAACTGACTCTTTTACAGTAAGCCCAATAGAGTTTCCAGGAGCAAATATTGGAAAACTTGCTGTTTGTGGAACTTGTAATGATTTAGCAATGATGGGAGCACAACCAAAATATCTTACTTGTTCAGTTATTATTGAAGAGGGTTTTGAAGTTGAGGTTTTAAAAAGAATAGTTGATAGTATGGAAAAAGAGTTAGCTTTAAATGGTGCTATAGTTGTAAGTGGCGATACAAAAGTAGTTCCAAAAGGAAGTGTTGATAAGATTTTTATTAATACAACAGGAATAGGGCAGATACAACAAAAAGGAATCTCTTCAAATAGTATCCAAGAGGGTGACACAATAATTGTTTCAAACTCAATTGGAAAACATGGAGCTACAATTTTTGCAGCCAGAGAGGGAATTGATTTCTCTACAAATCTTAAATCAGATTGTGCTTCACTTTGGCAAGTTGTTAAAAAACTTATTGAATCTGGAATTCAAATAAGAGCATTAAGAGATGCAACAAGAGGTGGCGTTAGTGCTGTTTTAAATGAGTGGGCTAAACAATCAGATATCTGTGTAGAAATTGAAGAGGAGAAAATTCCAGTTTGCGATGAGGTAAAAGGAGTTTGTGAACTTTTAGGTTTTGAAGCTTTAAGTTTGGCAAATGAAGGAACTTTTGTAATGGCAATCTCAAAAGAGCAAGAAGAAAAAGCTATTGAGGTATTAAAAGAAATGGAAATCTCAAGTGAAGCAAGTATTATTGGAACAGTAACTTCTAAACACAAAGGTAAAGTTATACTAAATACAGCTTGGGGAACTCAAAGATTTATTGATTTGCCAACAGGCGAACTATTACCAAGAATTTGTTAA
- a CDS encoding ABC transporter ATP-binding protein, translating into MLKVKNLEVFYGIIKAVRGVDFNVKAGQIVSLIGSNGAGKTSTLQSIVNDVKKKGEILFNDVDISNHKTHKIVKEGISLVPEGRRVFQNLTIEENLRMGAFNNDDIYEEYQERMFKLFPRLIDKKGQLGGTMSGGEQQMLAIARALMCNPKLLMLDEPSLGLAPKIVGELFEIITRLKENGITILLVEQNAFAALEISDYAYVMENGKIALEDKASNLISSDEIRKKYLGG; encoded by the coding sequence ATGCTTAAGGTAAAAAATTTAGAAGTATTTTATGGAATTATCAAAGCTGTTCGAGGTGTAGATTTTAATGTAAAAGCAGGACAAATCGTATCTTTAATTGGTTCAAATGGAGCAGGGAAAACTTCAACACTACAATCAATTGTAAATGATGTAAAGAAAAAAGGTGAAATACTTTTTAATGATGTTGATATTTCAAACCATAAAACCCATAAAATTGTAAAAGAGGGGATCTCTTTAGTTCCTGAAGGAAGAAGAGTTTTTCAAAATTTGACAATTGAAGAGAATCTTAGAATGGGTGCTTTTAATAATGATGATATTTATGAAGAGTATCAAGAGAGAATGTTTAAACTTTTCCCTAGGCTAATTGATAAAAAAGGGCAACTTGGCGGAACAATGAGTGGAGGGGAACAACAGATGCTTGCAATAGCAAGAGCTTTAATGTGTAATCCAAAACTATTAATGCTTGATGAACCTTCATTAGGGCTTGCTCCTAAAATAGTTGGAGAGCTTTTTGAGATTATTACAAGACTTAAAGAGAATGGTATTACTATTCTTTTAGTAGAGCAAAATGCCTTTGCTGCATTAGAGATCTCTGATTATGCTTATGTAATGGAAAATGGGAAAATAGCACTAGAAGATAAGGCTTCAAACTTAATTAGTTCTGATGAAATCAGAAAAAAATATTTAGGTGGATAA
- a CDS encoding ABC transporter ATP-binding protein, whose protein sequence is MILEVCNITKNFGGVTAIKDTSFHVNSKEIYGLIGPNGAGKTTMFNIITGNYEPTEGMIKFHGQRIDGIKPYKIVHRGIARTFQNIRLFSSMSVLENILIGFDYQAEYSYFETIFRLPRFFKEERRIKKRAYEIMEVLGISEYADEKATSLSYGSQRKVEIARALAASPQLLLLDEPAAGMNPHETDELANLFFKIRDEFDVTILLIEHDMKFVNKLCDRVMVLDYGKTIFEGDIKDAIKDEEVIKAYLGDFKHA, encoded by the coding sequence ATGATTTTAGAGGTATGTAATATAACAAAAAATTTTGGTGGAGTTACAGCAATAAAAGATACCTCTTTTCATGTCAATTCAAAAGAGATATATGGTTTAATTGGTCCTAATGGTGCTGGTAAAACAACCATGTTTAACATTATTACTGGTAATTATGAACCAACAGAAGGGATGATTAAATTTCATGGACAAAGAATTGATGGTATAAAACCATATAAAATTGTTCATAGAGGAATTGCAAGAACTTTCCAAAATATTAGACTATTTAGTTCTATGAGTGTATTAGAGAATATTCTAATAGGGTTTGATTATCAAGCTGAGTATAGCTATTTTGAGACGATTTTTAGGCTTCCTAGATTTTTTAAAGAGGAGAGAAGAATTAAAAAAAGAGCCTATGAAATTATGGAAGTTTTGGGAATCTCTGAATATGCAGATGAAAAAGCAACTTCACTTTCATATGGGAGTCAGCGAAAAGTTGAAATAGCAAGAGCTCTTGCTGCTTCTCCTCAACTTCTGCTTTTAGATGAACCAGCTGCTGGTATGAATCCCCATGAAACAGATGAACTGGCAAATCTTTTTTTCAAAATAAGAGATGAATTTGATGTAACAATTTTATTAATTGAACACGATATGAAGTTTGTAAATAAACTTTGTGATAGGGTAATGGTTTTAGATTATGGTAAAACTATATTTGAGGGTGATATTAAAGATGCAATTAAAGATGAAGAGGTAATAAAAGCTTATTTAGGAGATTTCAAACATGCTTAA
- a CDS encoding branched-chain amino acid ABC transporter permease, which translates to MDVLTFFQQMVNGFSLGSMYALIAIGYTMVYGVLRLINFAHGDIMMVGAFLGYTFMEVFQLPFTLSILLAVVVSSLLGIFMDKIAYKPLREAPKISLLITAIGISFFLENAFTVFAGGVPRAFPVPSYMENVINVANITFSVSSITVPLVTLVLLLGILYVLYKTKYGMAIRALSFDIKTVNLMGIDANLIISIVFALGSALAAVGGLFWAINYPSVEPMMGVLVGLKAFAAAVVGGIGSVTGAVIGGFIIGFTEVVVIAFFPELGGYKDAFAFVFLILVLLFKPTGIMGEDLEKSRF; encoded by the coding sequence ATGGATGTATTAACGTTTTTTCAACAGATGGTTAATGGTTTCTCCCTAGGATCAATGTATGCCTTAATAGCAATTGGATATACAATGGTTTATGGAGTTTTAAGGCTTATAAATTTTGCCCATGGGGATATTATGATGGTTGGAGCCTTTTTAGGTTACACTTTTATGGAGGTTTTTCAATTACCTTTTACCTTGAGTATATTATTAGCAGTTGTAGTTTCATCACTGCTTGGAATCTTTATGGATAAAATTGCTTATAAACCATTAAGAGAAGCACCAAAAATTTCCCTTCTTATAACGGCAATTGGTATTTCATTCTTTCTAGAAAACGCTTTTACAGTATTTGCAGGTGGAGTTCCTAGAGCTTTTCCAGTTCCTTCATACATGGAAAATGTAATAAATGTTGCAAATATCACTTTTTCAGTATCATCAATAACTGTTCCTCTTGTTACTTTAGTTTTACTTCTTGGTATTCTTTATGTTTTATATAAAACTAAATATGGTATGGCTATTAGAGCTTTGTCTTTTGATATTAAAACAGTAAATTTAATGGGAATAGATGCAAACTTAATTATCTCAATTGTATTTGCATTGGGTTCAGCCTTAGCTGCTGTTGGTGGACTTTTTTGGGCAATAAATTATCCTTCTGTTGAACCTATGATGGGAGTTTTAGTTGGTCTTAAAGCTTTTGCTGCAGCTGTTGTTGGTGGAATTGGTTCAGTAACAGGAGCTGTTATTGGAGGATTTATTATTGGATTTACAGAAGTAGTTGTAATTGCATTTTTCCCAGAACTTGGTGGATACAAAGATGCCTTTGCATTTGTATTTTTGATTTTAGTATTACTTTTTAAACCAACAGGTATTATGGGTGAAGATTTAGAAAAGAGTAGGTTTTAA
- the hypA gene encoding hydrogenase/urease nickel incorporation protein HypA has product MHEYSIVQSLLDSCEEHAKNNDSTKVTKVVVKIGVLSGVEPNLLQTAFDTFKEKTVCENAEFIINHQKIVVHCHSCGEESTLEKHEFACPKCESTHLKVIDGEEMFLMSLEME; this is encoded by the coding sequence ATGCATGAATACAGTATCGTTCAATCACTTCTAGATAGTTGTGAGGAGCATGCAAAAAATAATGACTCAACAAAGGTTACCAAAGTGGTAGTAAAAATTGGAGTTTTATCTGGAGTTGAACCAAATTTACTTCAAACAGCTTTTGATACCTTCAAAGAAAAAACAGTTTGTGAAAATGCAGAGTTTATAATAAATCATCAAAAAATAGTTGTCCATTGCCATTCCTGTGGGGAAGAGTCTACATTAGAGAAACATGAGTTCGCTTGTCCAAAGTGTGAATCAACCCACTTAAAAGTGATTGATGGGGAGGAGATGTTTCTAATGAGTCTAGAAATGGAGTAA
- a CDS encoding glutamine amidotransferase: MKKLFIIKAGTTFKNTVSNYGDFEDWVIEKLDNENLDIKIIDVQAKEALPPLEDCAGVIITGSHSMVTDEEPWSVELEKWIPSLVENEIALLGICYGHQLMAKALGGVSSYHKDGMEIGTVEIELEEKAKEDSLFNNLPKNFKAHTIHSQTALTLPKNAIRLAFNKHDSNHAFRVGKNAWGVQFHPEYSKNVMNSYIKEVSKAKVLPTEKLLKETEETPNANLILKRFGELVAKEVNND; this comes from the coding sequence ATACAGTTTCAAACTATGGCGATTTTGAAGATTGGGTTATAGAAAAATTAGATAATGAAAATCTTGATATAAAAATTATAGATGTACAAGCTAAAGAGGCACTTCCTCCTTTGGAAGATTGCGCAGGAGTTATTATAACAGGTTCTCATTCAATGGTTACAGATGAAGAGCCTTGGAGTGTAGAGTTAGAAAAATGGATCCCCTCTTTAGTTGAAAATGAGATTGCACTTTTGGGTATTTGTTATGGACATCAATTAATGGCAAAAGCCTTAGGTGGAGTAAGTTCTTATCATAAAGATGGAATGGAGATTGGAACTGTAGAAATAGAGTTAGAAGAGAAAGCAAAAGAGGATAGCCTTTTTAATAATTTGCCTAAAAATTTTAAAGCTCATACCATACACTCTCAAACAGCTTTAACTCTTCCAAAAAATGCAATAAGACTAGCTTTCAATAAACATGATTCAAACCATGCTTTTAGAGTTGGTAAAAATGCTTGGGGTGTTCAATTTCATCCAGAATATAGTAAAAATGTTATGAATTCATATATAAAAGAGGTATCAAAAGCAAAAGTGCTTCCAACAGAGAAACTACTTAAAGAGACAGAAGAGACACCAAATGCAAATCTTATTCTAAAAAGATTTGGAGAACTTGTAGCAAAAGAGGTTAATAATGACTAA
- a CDS encoding tetrahydrodipicolinate N-succinyltransferase N-terminal domain-containing protein, whose protein sequence is MAFTKDDFKAKIENIQSQPWYKEPLGFGIARVDRGQLNKDKILQATYPVVNWKENFGSAAVFLNALKEAEVEVDTSKSEFVCSISDKFLTSCIETFRPYIPEAKGQEHKNVQVVSKLASLPIDSGFTADDYKIVFIFEDAAVESVETAYMKLYALSSGKAALRSLNLNGIFGTLPNCAWVGNQPIELEWLRENEITLKLTGKYPEITMVDKFPRFLSHIIPADNTRILETSKVRFGAQLAAGTTVMPGAAYVNFNAGTEGAVMVEGRISSSAKVGAGSDVGGGASILGVLSGTDGVPVTIGENTLLGANSCTGTTIGDGCILDAGVTILPGTKISLSEKAVAALKEINPGKEITTVMKGSDFQDINGVHFRVNSTNGQTIAMRSTREIKLNADLH, encoded by the coding sequence ATGGCATTTACTAAAGACGATTTTAAAGCTAAAATTGAAAATATTCAATCGCAACCTTGGTACAAAGAGCCTTTAGGGTTTGGTATTGCAAGAGTTGACAGAGGACAATTAAACAAAGATAAAATCTTACAAGCTACATATCCTGTAGTAAACTGGAAAGAGAACTTTGGATCAGCTGCTGTATTTTTAAATGCATTAAAAGAGGCAGAAGTTGAAGTTGATACTTCAAAATCTGAGTTTGTATGTAGTATAAGTGATAAATTCTTAACTTCTTGTATTGAGACTTTTAGACCATATATTCCTGAAGCAAAAGGACAAGAACATAAAAATGTTCAGGTAGTTTCAAAACTAGCTTCACTTCCAATTGATTCTGGATTTACAGCAGATGATTATAAAATAGTGTTTATTTTTGAAGATGCTGCTGTTGAGTCAGTTGAGACAGCATATATGAAACTTTATGCACTATCATCTGGAAAAGCTGCTCTTAGATCATTAAATCTAAATGGTATTTTTGGAACACTTCCAAACTGTGCTTGGGTTGGGAATCAACCTATTGAGCTTGAATGGTTAAGGGAAAATGAGATTACATTAAAACTAACTGGTAAATATCCAGAAATTACAATGGTAGATAAATTCCCAAGATTCTTATCTCATATAATTCCAGCTGATAACACAAGAATCTTAGAGACAAGTAAAGTTAGATTTGGTGCACAATTAGCTGCTGGTACAACTGTTATGCCTGGTGCTGCTTATGTTAACTTTAATGCAGGAACAGAGGGTGCAGTTATGGTTGAAGGAAGAATTTCATCTTCAGCTAAAGTTGGAGCAGGTTCAGATGTTGGAGGAGGAGCTTCAATTCTTGGAGTTCTATCTGGAACTGACGGTGTTCCTGTTACTATTGGTGAAAATACACTTCTTGGTGCAAACTCTTGTACAGGTACAACAATTGGAGATGGATGTATTTTAGATGCTGGTGTAACAATTTTACCTGGTACTAAAATCTCACTATCTGAAAAAGCAGTTGCAGCACTTAAAGAGATAAATCCTGGGAAAGAGATAACTACAGTTATGAAAGGTTCTGATTTCCAAGATATAAATGGAGTTCATTTTAGAGTTAACTCTACAAATGGTCAAACTATTGCTATGAGAAGTACTAGAGAAATCAAATTAAACGCTGATTTACACTAA
- a CDS encoding TerB family tellurite resistance protein codes for MLLMKLEAKEKFSFLQLAHYLARIDNDYGEKEQEIILEYCAEMGIDNDNDFDINEFSLEDTLKDFKSIKSKKIVILELMILIHADDRFDLKERALISKINDTFKLEPDSLEFCSQWGKGVAALYSQGKLFINQV; via the coding sequence ATGCTTTTAATGAAACTTGAAGCGAAAGAGAAATTCTCTTTCTTGCAACTTGCACACTATTTGGCTCGAATAGATAATGATTATGGTGAAAAAGAGCAAGAGATTATTTTGGAATATTGTGCAGAAATGGGTATAGACAACGATAATGATTTTGATATTAATGAGTTTTCTTTAGAAGATACATTAAAAGATTTTAAATCAATAAAAAGCAAAAAAATTGTAATTTTAGAACTTATGATACTAATTCATGCCGATGATAGATTTGATTTAAAAGAGAGAGCGTTAATCTCTAAAATAAATGATACTTTTAAGTTAGAACCAGATAGTTTGGAGTTTTGTTCACAATGGGGAAAAGGCGTTGCCGCACTCTATTCTCAAGGTAAACTTTTTATAAATCAAGTATAG
- a CDS encoding branched-chain amino acid ABC transporter permease has protein sequence MVENQIFTKHRLINLFIIVLAIWFTWFAQNFFDEYTVRVINNVAIFIILAVSYNLINGVTGQFSLEPNGFVAIGAYVTAILTVDAEGMLYQYDIEEPAQWILALQTDFFWALLIAGAFSALLALSLSFPVFRVRGDYLAIVTLGFGFIIRILAINSPSITNGSLGINDIPEYSNLYWTGGFAIFAVLAILNIIYSKYGRAMKAVRDDEDAAIAMGVNTFKIKTLAFTTSAFFEGIGGGLLAALLTSISPDLFTFFLTFQLLIIIVLGGLGSTTGAILGTIFVMAGLEWMRFLDEPMNIFGFQTEGTPGMRMVVFSLILIIVMLFAREGLMGKKELKDLFKKKKVNK, from the coding sequence ATGGTAGAGAATCAAATATTTACAAAACATAGACTAATAAATTTATTTATTATAGTTCTTGCAATTTGGTTTACATGGTTTGCCCAAAATTTCTTTGATGAGTATACAGTTAGAGTTATAAACAATGTTGCAATTTTTATTATCTTAGCAGTTTCATATAATTTGATTAATGGTGTAACTGGGCAGTTTTCACTAGAGCCAAATGGGTTTGTTGCAATTGGAGCTTATGTTACAGCTATTTTAACAGTTGATGCGGAGGGTATGCTTTATCAATATGATATAGAAGAGCCTGCACAGTGGATACTTGCCCTTCAAACAGATTTCTTTTGGGCACTTCTTATTGCTGGAGCTTTTTCTGCTCTTTTAGCTCTATCTTTATCTTTTCCTGTATTTAGAGTAAGGGGAGATTATCTTGCAATTGTTACTCTTGGATTTGGATTTATTATTAGAATTTTAGCTATTAACTCACCTTCTATTACAAATGGTTCTTTGGGAATTAATGATATTCCAGAGTATTCAAACCTGTATTGGACAGGTGGTTTTGCCATTTTTGCTGTATTAGCCATCTTAAATATTATCTACTCAAAATATGGAAGAGCCATGAAAGCAGTTAGAGATGATGAAGATGCTGCTATTGCAATGGGTGTAAATACTTTTAAAATCAAAACTTTGGCTTTTACAACTTCAGCTTTTTTTGAAGGAATTGGTGGAGGATTATTAGCTGCACTTTTAACTTCTATTTCACCAGATCTATTTACTTTCTTCTTAACTTTCCAACTTCTAATTATTATAGTTTTAGGTGGTCTAGGAAGTACAACAGGCGCAATTTTAGGAACTATCTTTGTTATGGCAGGTTTAGAGTGGATGAGATTCTTAGATGAACCAATGAATATTTTTGGTTTCCAAACAGAAGGAACTCCAGGAATGAGAATGGTTGTATTCTCTTTAATTCTAATTATTGTAATGCTTTTTGCAAGGGAAGGGTTAATGGGTAAAAAAGAGTTAAAAGACCTATTTAAAAAGAAAAAGGTGAATAAATGA